The genomic interval AAAGGAACAATTTAAGGAAAGATGTAAAAGGGAATATCTAttgaaaattatatgtatgtacAACAATACCGACATTGCCTCCTCGAAGTTTACCTTTCTCTTCCTATGGATCAAAAGCAAGTTATCTGCGTCACTGGGCTGCAAATTCATGATCTCATGCCTTTTCTTATCATAAATGTTTCGAATATTGTCGTTGTTTCTCATATCATTGAGACTACACATAGCTTCTACATCAATCTCCTTTGTATAATTGTGCATCTCAGCAACATATCTTTTTTTACCACTTATCATAGATCGATCATGCATCCATCTCCTTCCTTTTGGATATGATGGATTGAAAAGATCTTTATGGTTCATGGAACCTTGATCAGCATAAACCTTCCTCTTCACTGGTTGAATACATTGACCAGTCTCAGCAACAGAACCACTATACAAAGCAGGTCGTTGAATGCCGTCAACACCAAATCCAGAATGATGCAGTATTTTCTTTCCATAATATCCATCACAGTTGTATTTGATTTTACCATTTTGGATTCTTTTGTTATCAATGAATCTGTTTTTTGAGCTCATACAGTTTAGATTTGCAGAAGGCACGGGCCAACCCTTCTCAAATTTCCTGTGGCTGGCATTTGCCTGACAAGACAATATAAGCCGGTCAGGATGTGTGAAATGCTCAAACACAAGATGTTCGGAATGTCTGAAATGCTCATCACTACTTTCTGCAGATTGACTTCTGTATCCATGCCTATCCTGAGGATGCAGTACCTTGCCAAATCTGTAATCAGTGTAGTGGAAAAACTCATCATCCCCATTATGGTCATGTCTGACTTTTCTTGTTTCCAGGTATTGTCTTTCTCTGTACATCCGTCCATCAGTGTCATCACAAAACTCAGCTTTTGGCATCGAAGGAGATCTATGTACATGATCATGGTGTTGCTGCCATCTCCTGGTGGAATAGCACTCTAAAATATCTTCATTATCATCGATCTCATGCCAAGATCGCCTATGTCTTTGGCTAGAGTCATCATTGCGTTGTTCATCATGTCTCAAAGCTATTCTTTCCAGAGGCAAGTAGTCTTGCTTTTCACACAATTGAATGTGAACTCGATAATTGTTGCCAAGGAAATTTGAGCTAGATCTTTCATGTTTATGCTTTCGAGCATATCTACTGGAGTAGTTATCTGTTGTGTTTTCTTGTATCTCAAACAGGGCACGTTTCCCACCAGCTAAACTTTGCCTCTTCAGTTCTTCTGTTGATCTATATCCAGATTTATGGAGATGGCAATCATTTTGGCGGTTATTAAGAAATCGACTAGAAATCCCTGCTCCAGCTTCATCAGTCCTCCGACGTTCAGTTATCTTGTGATATCTGACATCAGTAGGAGAGGGGGCATATCTATGAATCTCACCCTTGCTATTTTCTTGGTCTGATTTACTTGAACGATGGCAAAAATCTGATAATACATGCTCATCGTTATGGACTGTTTCCACATAAAAAGCATTGGAATTTGATTTTCCACGCTTCCTCTTAAAATAGAGATCTTCTGTTGACTCTTCAGAAAGCATGTCAGAATTATCAGGACTAGAAGATTGGACCCCCGCACAAGCAGAATCTCGTAAAACTGGTTTGCTCCCAGTGTACTCTGAGGAACCTCTCTTGTGCACTTCTTTATCAACCATCCTGTCCACCACAGAGCTAGTTTCCTTCGGACATTCATCACCACCGTGATGGTTACTGGCTGGCCTGCATCTATTGTGATTGAGAAACAATCAGCTTAttgataattttgcaaaatacaTATGATAACTTCCTTAAAACAACACCAACATGTGATTTCAACTATACATACCTTTTGGTAGTGTCATTTACTGTTGACCTGCCATCTGAGCCGGAGTGATTTGATGGTGAAAGCATCATGCTTACCTGGATGATTAGATTAATTGTTAGAAGATATGTAACTGCAACATAATACAGACCTTGACGCCACATACCTGTATCACATCAGAATCCCTTCGTCTTGGAGGCCACATATCTGCTGATGGAAGACGCTCTTGCAAACCACCTTCAACATGGATTGCTCTACCCTTTGGCTAGATGAGCAATACAAGTTAGCCATGACAGACTGCACATGAAGCACATATTGATCCATTCACTCCAAAAGCGAACTTGATAATACCTTAGCAAGCTCATTTCTGGAATAAATCTCCGACTTTGGCACTGACTTACTCAATCCAAGATTGTAATGAAACTCCTGAATGCagatatatgtaaaattgtaaataattattattttccaAATAGAATGGTCGAATTTTCAAGTTAACTCACCTGTTCCAATCCTGACGATTCCTTTGCAAGTGTTCTGGTTCCATGTCTGAAGTTTCCCTACATGACAAAGGTAGCTCTATTACCATCTCTTGGCTTAAAAAATCCTAACATAAATGTTGACAGAACAATAAATTGATAACACAGCAAAACCTACCATGTCAAGACAATATTTTCTCCACCCTTCTTCATCCATGCCAAAGTTGAAGTAGTCCGTGAGATCCACACCATGCTGTCTCCAAGGCTTCTCTTGAAATGCTTCAATGTCTATGTCAAAAACTGTCCTGAAGTAACATGCCATAATGTCCAAATCAGAGATCAATTGCAATTGCACATTTTAATTATGGGATACACATAGATCGAGAGGCCAACTTATGCGATAAGTAGGCATAACAAATAACTCTGCTATTAGCAGGAATTTCTCATGCCAGAGAGATCATGACTTTATGTTGATCCAGAAAACTATAACGATAATTGTTCTTGGGCTAGAAGAGGAATGGCACCTGTTTCTTGGTAAGAAAAAACTGAATTCCTTTTGAAATGCATGCTGGTGGCCTCGATCACCTTGTCCTGTGATCGGTGCTGCTGTTTTCTCGAGAAGTCCCTTCTGGTGAAGCTCACCAAGCTGGAACACAGAATACCACAATAAAAGCAATATGTTAATAGAATCTCTCCCAGCAAAATAGAATACATAACTCAATGTGATATTATGATATACCATTCATCCAAATTAGTTGCAGAATACAGATATAGAAGAGTTTTGCAAACACTACCATAAAAAATGCATAATCTTTCTATGCATCGTGCAACAGACTAATGCCGACAATTCTGGAATTTCCCCGTCACTTCCAATTTCTAAAGTTCTCTACAATTTCTACGACTATGGATTATTCACCAATTCGTGAAGCATACCTTGCCCCGGTCGCCATCAGTAGACGGACCTTTCACACAGCTACCCGAAACTTCCCCCTCCTCGCTCACCTCTGCCCACCGGTCCTCGCATCGGCCAGCagtgggaggcggcgacgcggtgCCATAATCGTTGAGCACGATATGGAGGTCATCTTCGCTCTCCTCGTCGCTGCTGATGTACCCCGCAGTCCCGTCGCCCAGGTCCACCGTCTCGTTGGCGTCGTCCACCGCGTTGTGGGCGCCCggcgcctcggcctcgccgtcagTGGCCGGGTTGGAGCCTCCGctctccccggcggcggcaagcgcGGCGGCCACCTGGTCGTCGAGGTCGGCGTAGAGGTCCTCGACGTCATCGTCATTCTCCGCagtgacggtggcggcggcggcgtcctcctcTGCGGCGGCCATGGGAGGAGCTTGATGGCTAAACCATTGGTGATGCCGGCTGCCGCGAAAACCTTGACACGCTGCTGCTACAAAACCTAAAACCCTAACCCCAGGGGGATGGTGAACGGTGATGGGGCCTTGCAACTGAACAGCTTCCGGGTTCTCTTCTCATGGGCCTCGTCCGCTGCATCGGTTTGGTTTCCTTTGGGCCTAGCGTTGACTAGGGGTCCTGTGAatatttagttcctaaaaaaatttagctcaaaactccatacaattttatttttaatttgttttaaactcgacccttaaattttataggcaagTTGAACCGATTACCACCACTAGCCCTAAAAAATGGTACGAGGCCACGCGCCTGCTTAATCACGTTTCCAAATTCAGTTAAATGATGATGGCAAGTAAATTTAAGCCAATCACATGATGAAACACCTTAACCTTTGACGAAATTTATCTATATCCAAACATAAGAGGTCGATAGTGAAAGTAGTAGCATGCTATCGATAACAACGCTAAAACACAGCAATTACATGTATACATGATACAACATTTACAGAAAATATACCGTACAagtataaaaatcaaaatattttagtctGAGTCGTATGTATTTTCAGTGTCCTACACTAGATTACAAGAATCCGTCGACGTCTAGGTGTTTGCACCAGCAGCAAAAAAAAGAGTCCCTTGTTGGCTTGTTGCATCACAAAAAAAGGAAGTCGAGTCCATCAAATTCTTTTCTCCATTGATCAAATTAGAGCTGCTCAAGTGGTGTAAATTGGACGCTGTTCTTGTTCTTAGAAACTCCGTAGCCCACAAAAACGGATATACAGATTGCTACTACCGAAAGTAGCAATGCAAAGGCAGTTGCAGCATCCCATGAACGATTTGGAGCAGGGTGGTAATGCGCAGCTTCCAAGGAAGGTTGAATATCAAGAACCAACCAGTCGCAGCTGGCCGAATAATGGTCGGACTTGCTCCATGGTTTGCCATCGTCTGGGTACCAGAATGCTACAGACATGCTATTGGGCCCACCTATTGTGAACTGTGCATCCTGCATAGCCAAAGGAACAATTAATGAGTTAAGTGCCAAATGTAGTAGAAGAAATGTGGTAGAGTTGGTAATGATCCAATAAGTCTTCAGGCTGTTATTTGAGACGCTGAATTTTGATGTATGTCATGCAGGCTCAAAGTAGACCAAAAAACTGACATCATAGAAATAGATCATCCCAAGTAGAATGCGCTCGTGTTAGACACTGCAACAGCTCCACACATATGGGCAAcctttgtttcttcttctttttagataatgacaGCCTTTGTTTCTTAAAAACACAAATCTGCTTTGAAGGGTTGTGTGCCACTGTGccttataaattaatatgtccATAACAATAAGAGTCGGAAGGAGCTATTCGCTAGGTCACATCACAATGTAGTGAGTATATAGCAATCGGCCTTCTAAATGGGTTATCAATTCAAGTTCTGGAGTAAGATATGTGTATGTCATTAAATCCcttatcacaaaattaatcCCCCCTTTAGCATCTTCCGCTAAATGTTTAGTTCCCTAACTGCCTTCTATCTAGCGAACCAGCAACCAAACCAAAAACTATCACATTAATCAATTGAAGCTTTTAGATACCAAGCAACAAAAGCTATCATGTGACAAAATTGACATGTATTGCCCTTATTTAAACACCTTGTAAATGCCTGATCAAGTAATCGCATGGTCAAAACAATTAACATGTGAGCTCTCAGTTTTACAAACTCATAAGTCATAAGCAAGGAGGTGACATCTTAGGAAGGTCAAGTAGACCAGTGTTTAGAACTTTGCAAACAGATCATAATGAGGTGCACACACCTTAGTAAGAACAAGATAAGCAGGATAATCACCCAACTGTGGAAATGTTATTTAGACAAAACTACACTCGCAATGCTTGCAATTGCAGACTAGCTATTGCTGCACCAGAAATATGCACAATTACTTGTTTACTCAGTAACtttgggggaggggggaggggtaTATGCATTTATGCACATGTCTCTAGGCATGCTTGTGCTCACGGAACAGTGGAAAAGAACAGAAAGAATGCTAGATAACTACCTGCTGAAACCGATCCATTGTTCTTAGGGGccttgaaaattcaaaataatatgTACCCTTCTCATCTTGTTTTCCATAAGGACTGTCATCATCCACAAAGCCTGGAGTAGAAGCACATGACAGTCAGACAAAGTTTTATTGGGTAGATTTCCCTTTTCCATCACAGCTTAtgcaatcacaaaaaaatttatttgttgacTGTATGAAACTCTAAATGGTCTTAAAGATAAAGTTTCCATATGCATGGTCAAAATCCATTAAGCACTATATTTAATAGCATGCCAAAAAAAGGAGGAATCGAGAAATTACTCCTTCCTATGTTGTTTGCCTCTGTTTCTGTATATCAATGCCTTAACTCCTCTAGATACCATGTGGCATATGAGCAGgtttatatatcatattaaagaGAGATAAATATGCTTAGAGGTACCTTCAGTTTAAGAAATATCAATGTCTGTGTTTGCAGGGCAATAGAGATACCTCAGTTTTAAAGAAATATCAGCCGTTGATGACTTTAAAGCAGCGTAAAATATCTAAGTTTAAGGTATGCAGCAATGGTGAATTTGATGAGAATATTCAACACTGAATAGCTTCAAGGACAAAACCTTGAAGAAAGTACAGGAGGGACTCATGGCTTACCTGAGTGAAAGGTCAGTGAGCTATGCCACCATGCCCCATGCCAATCATTCTGAGCATTTGAATCATTCTCTGAAACAAATCATGATTCAACATTAAGTCAGACATGGTCGACGCAGAAATAACCATAAATATCTTTAATATTCTCTAgtgaaaataacaaataaatgatgATATTTTCTGCATTTTTTAGGTAGAGCTACCTTTAGGACCAATCCCGTCAAGGTATCGACAATGTGGATTCCATGCATACAAATCAACAAGATGACCGAATCTGCATAACCAAAGACCAACAGCAACTTTTGGAATGCTATCACACATAACTGCACGAACACCAACAAGAAAGACATAGTTGAAATTACCTATCACCTCCATTTCCATCTGCATTATCTATGTGATTGCCACCATAAAGACGTCCAGGGATAGCGCTTCCAACAGAAAAGTGCATAATGTCAACCTCTTGACCTCTGCAACTTTTGCTTGTGCACGACCCAGGCAAATCTTTGCACCCTCCCATCTAAAAAGACATACATCTCGACATTTGAGATACATGATGTAGTAATAGAGCAGCAAAAGTAATGTAGCAATATCCATATATACTCAAAAAGATGCTCAGCAGTCAGCAAATTGTTAGAAATAAATCTAACTACTTTGTGATATTACAGTAGTGGCAAACTGATACATATGTTGGAGAGCGCTTAGCACAAACACTATGACTTGAGATTTGGGAATAATTACAGCAGTGCAAACTTACATTATAGTACGTGGCTTTTTCTCCAATTTGGAACATCAGAGCAACAGAAGGGCACTTCTTGTTTTCGCTGCAATATTCAAAAAACAATCAAAAGCACGGTTACTTGCTCAGGAGTCAGAGCCACACATCTGAAGAAGCAGAGCTACATGGCTACGCCCTGAATTATTTTCTCCAAATTGATCATGAGTATCTCAGTCAAATAAAATTCCATGAGGCCATAGAGAAGACCAAGGCAATAAGAGAAAGTTATGCCGTGACCACGAAATACAACTAACTGAGCCTAGTGCATAAATCCCTATGTCCCCATCACCCACATAGCTACCGTTTTAGtagattaaaatagaaaaaaaagctttGGATTAGAGAGAGAAACGCTAAGCACCATGGCAGTATGACACATTGCTCGTGAACTAGTGAACAAATCAACATGGCTGTCCAATTTATCCAATCTAATATAACATCACAACTAAAAGAATAAGCATAACGAGCACTACAACCTCCACTATCAGCCTGCCATGCAGACCAATAGCCACTATCCACGGTTCCACGCTAGTGTATATCCGTACAATGAAAGAAGGCGAAAGTACCCTTTAGTGTAGGTGTAATCCCCATCAACTTTCAGCATGAAGAAAATGTTGACGCCATCATGCATAGCCTGCACATGACAATCCAAAAGTTAAA from Oryza brachyantha chromosome 3, ObraRS2, whole genome shotgun sequence carries:
- the LOC102703384 gene encoding uncharacterized protein LOC102703384 encodes the protein MHDGVNIFFMLKVDGDYTYTKGENKKCPSVALMFQIGEKATYYNMGGCKDLPGSCTSKSCRGQEVDIMHFSVGSAIPGRLYGGNHIDNADGNGGDRFGHLVDLYAWNPHCRYLDGIGPKENDSNAQNDWHGAWWHSSLTFHSGFVDDDSPYGKQDEKGTYYFEFSRPLRTMDRFQQDAQFTIGGPNSMSVAFWYPDDGKPWSKSDHYSASCDWLVLDIQPSLEAAHYHPAPNRSWDAATAFALLLSVVAICISVFVGYGVSKNKNSVQFTPLEQL
- the LOC111828502 gene encoding uncharacterized protein LOC111828502 isoform X1; its protein translation is MAAAEEDAAAATVTAENDDDVEDLYADLDDQVAAALAAAGESGGSNPATDGEAEAPGAHNAVDDANETVDLGDGTAGYISSDEESEDDLHIVLNDYGTASPPPTAGRCEDRWAEVSEEGEVSGSCVKGPSTDGDRGKLGELHQKGLLEKTAAPITGQGDRGHQHAFQKEFSFFLPRNRTVFDIDIEAFQEKPWRQHGVDLTDYFNFGMDEEGWRKYCLDMGNFRHGTRTLAKESSGLEQEFHYNLGLSKSVPKSEIYSRNELAKPKGRAIHVEGGLQERLPSADMWPPRRRDSDVIQVSMMLSPSNHSGSDGRSTVNDTTKRPASNHHGGDECPKETSSVVDRMVDKEVHKRGSSEYTGSKPVLRDSACAGVQSSSPDNSDMLSEESTEDLYFKRKRGKSNSNAFYVETVHNDEHVLSDFCHRSSKSDQENSKGEIHRYAPSPTDVRYHKITERRRTDEAGAGISSRFLNNRQNDCHLHKSGYRSTEELKRQSLAGGKRALFEIQENTTDNYSSRYARKHKHERSSSNFLGNNYRVHIQLCEKQDYLPLERIALRHDEQRNDDSSQRHRRSWHEIDDNEDILECYSTRRWQQHHDHVHRSPSMPKAEFCDDTDGRMYRERQYLETRKVRHDHNGDDEFFHYTDYRFGKVLHPQDRHGYRSQSAESSDEHFRHSEHLVFEHFTHPDRLILSCQANASHRKFEKGWPVPSANLNCMSSKNRFIDNKRIQNGKIKYNCDGYYGKKILHHSGFGVDGIQRPALYSGSVAETGQCIQPVKRKVYADQGSMNHKDLFNPSYPKGRRWMHDRSMISGKKRYVAEMHNYTKEIDVEAMCSLNDMRNNDNIRNIYDKKRHEIMNLQPSDADNLLLIHRKRKFNRQGIEIRREVESDSEGCLPADSDLHSSKLKSVHQKVRKPRSYRISRNQILEKSIQQKQQHVSINQECEEIEEGELIEQDHHDTASRSKFNQRSKVVLRSVIEASSAGQGGMVNATSKDADCSNGATRECDDKHILEVMKKMQKRRERFKEPIAPQKEEDEHGKELLAATYSVDDMKNPRPARKRLWGCSG
- the LOC111828502 gene encoding uncharacterized protein LOC111828502, producing MDEEGWRKYCLDMGNFRHGTRTLAKESSGLEQEFHYNLGLSKSVPKSEIYSRNELAKPKGRAIHVEGGLQERLPSADMWPPRRRDSDVIQVSMMLSPSNHSGSDGRSTVNDTTKRCRPASNHHGGDECPKETSSVVDRMVDKEVHKRGSSEYTGSKPVLRDSACAGVQSSSPDNSDMLSEESTEDLYFKRKRGKSNSNAFYVETVHNDEHVLSDFCHRSSKSDQENSKGEIHRYAPSPTDVRYHKITERRRTDEAGAGISSRFLNNRQNDCHLHKSGYRSTEELKRQSLAGGKRALFEIQENTTDNYSSRYARKHKHERSSSNFLGNNYRVHIQLCEKQDYLPLERIALRHDEQRNDDSSQRHRRSWHEIDDNEDILECYSTRRWQQHHDHVHRSPSMPKAEFCDDTDGRMYRERQYLETRKVRHDHNGDDEFFHYTDYRFGKVLHPQDRHGYRSQSAESSDEHFRHSEHLVFEHFTHPDRLILSCQANASHRKFEKGWPVPSANLNCMSSKNRFIDNKRIQNGKIKYNCDGYYGKKILHHSGFGVDGIQRPALYSGSVAETGQCIQPVKRKVYADQGSMNHKDLFNPSYPKGRRWMHDRSMISGKKRYVAEMHNYTKEIDVEAMCSLNDMRNNDNIRNIYDKKRHEIMNLQPSDADNLLLIHRKRKFNRQGIEIRREVESDSEGCLPADSDLHSSKLKSVHQKVRKPRSYRISRNQILEKSIQQKQQHVSINQECEEIEEGELIEQDHHDTASRSKFNQRSKVVLRSVIEASSAGQGGMVNATSKDADCSNGATRECDDKHILEVMKKMQKRRERFKEPIAPQKEEDEHGKELLAATYSVDDMKNPRPARKRLWGCSG